From Microscilla marina ATCC 23134, one genomic window encodes:
- a CDS encoding LEM-3-like GIY-YIG domain-containing protein produces the protein MMNKFSPEVIDKLNYYVYRLIDPRNGETFYIGKGKGNRVFDHARAAQALEAEDDPKDDDDENKKPDLKLSRIRAVRNAGLEVIHVIHRHGMDDSTACEVEACLIDAIPGLTNIMGGTGSNDFGPMHASEIEQRYSVQEVEVKHKLIFININVSANEEVSIYEATRKAWRMSQARAEKAEVVLANYKGLVVGVFVPQRWYEYHRDGDKSMRIAFEGREAEPSIKKLYFNKQVPAKYRKRGASNPVKYSY, from the coding sequence ATGATGAACAAATTCTCGCCAGAAGTAATTGACAAGCTCAATTATTATGTGTACCGTTTGATTGATCCTCGAAACGGAGAAACTTTTTACATAGGCAAGGGCAAAGGTAATAGGGTGTTTGACCATGCCAGGGCTGCACAAGCCCTTGAAGCAGAAGATGACCCAAAAGACGATGACGATGAAAACAAAAAGCCAGACCTGAAGCTGTCGCGCATAAGAGCAGTAAGAAATGCGGGTTTAGAGGTGATTCACGTCATCCATCGCCACGGGATGGACGATTCAACTGCGTGTGAGGTAGAAGCTTGTTTGATTGATGCCATTCCAGGGCTCACCAACATTATGGGCGGCACAGGTAGCAACGACTTTGGTCCCATGCACGCCTCCGAGATTGAGCAAAGGTATTCGGTACAAGAGGTAGAGGTGAAACACAAGCTCATTTTTATTAATATCAACGTGAGCGCCAACGAAGAAGTAAGTATTTATGAAGCCACGCGCAAGGCTTGGCGAATGTCGCAAGCAAGGGCAGAAAAAGCTGAAGTAGTACTTGCCAATTACAAGGGCTTGGTTGTGGGGGTGTTTGTGCCCCAACGATGGTATGAATACCACCGCGACGGTGACAAAAGCATGCGCATTGCTTTTGAGGGCAGAGAAGCTGAACCAAGCATCAAAAAACTGTATTTTAACAAACAAGTACCTGCCAAATACAGAAAACGAGGGGCATCGAACCCAGTGAAATATAGTTATTGA
- a CDS encoding UvrD-helicase domain-containing protein codes for MPDQTPSIEALWQAVGFTPNQSQEEAIRHTDGPLFLTAGPGSGKTRVLLWKCLYLIVHQQVAPEHIFLATFTEKAALQLKEGLQSLLGLVTNRTNQTFDLSKMYVGTVHSLCNRLITDRRFGQKKGADKKITPIDDLEQYFHISNRKIWTAMIAAGGLDDLPAEEQNQYINDYLAENHKKGVSRYNAIMHLMALFNRFTEECLDVATLNKIVSEEPMKKMVKMYAFYLDSLQEKWQEKLDFSLVQQKGLEVMQNFGGEANEKFKYVIIDEYQDTNTIQEKLFFKLAEVTQNLCVVGDDDQALYRFRGATVENFVEFEERCKQYYPKGKPVTKIPLNINYRSRKKIVDFYTSYIGQTNWQKEDDPTQQYRVHTKQISAHSTDDQASVFTTDYLEPEQSFEQIAQFIQTLLNQQIIEDPNQVAFLFPSLGSTQVPKAQAALESLGLRTYAPRAQPFLKLPEARSIMGIFLRVFGKPERDPEFNRGDFKNYHDWMEEVYSEAGVAIRQDAGLKALVEHHRSEITTSISDYKALMAKVEASNELNLDDAYDFEKMPAQLKEASISPSARKSLSSTYLLRQLKKQMDEGGKSSFTLRDVITRATSLNWNPLDLFYKILAFKEFKTMMDAAGKSDVQIDEGPIYNLGLLTGYISRFLELYKTVLRAKDLESKNFKRAFFIRFWYTIYKKGETEFENSEDPFPRGRIPFLTIHQSKGLEFPVVVLGNTVTRSGGVRRMEELMKPLLGNQGEPLTRMDEFDKARMFYVALSRAENLLIVANYKRGISKEFKAMLAQHQIPVLGASQAATVPSAKLSAKAPMKAYSYTSDYLLYERCPRQYMVFRKYGFVPSRSQTMFFGSLVHQTIDDLHNFIIDNPENLDLDLI; via the coding sequence ATGCCAGATCAAACCCCTAGCATCGAAGCCTTATGGCAAGCAGTAGGCTTCACGCCCAATCAATCACAAGAAGAAGCCATTAGACACACCGATGGCCCCCTGTTTTTGACGGCGGGTCCTGGCTCTGGAAAAACCAGGGTCTTACTTTGGAAATGCCTCTACCTCATTGTGCACCAACAAGTAGCCCCCGAACACATTTTTTTGGCCACATTTACCGAAAAAGCCGCCCTTCAACTCAAAGAAGGTTTGCAAAGCTTGTTGGGGCTGGTGACCAACCGCACCAACCAAACTTTCGACCTCTCCAAGATGTATGTGGGCACGGTGCACTCGCTTTGCAACCGCCTCATTACCGACCGTAGGTTTGGGCAAAAAAAAGGCGCTGATAAAAAAATAACCCCCATAGATGATTTAGAACAATACTTTCATATCTCGAACCGAAAGATATGGACAGCAATGATTGCCGCAGGTGGGCTCGACGACTTACCCGCCGAAGAACAAAACCAGTACATCAACGACTACTTGGCAGAAAACCATAAAAAAGGGGTGTCGAGGTACAACGCCATTATGCACCTCATGGCATTGTTCAATCGCTTTACTGAAGAATGCCTCGACGTGGCTACTTTGAACAAAATAGTGAGCGAAGAACCCATGAAAAAAATGGTCAAGATGTATGCTTTTTACCTTGATTCATTGCAAGAGAAATGGCAAGAAAAGCTCGACTTTTCGTTGGTGCAGCAAAAGGGGTTAGAGGTGATGCAGAACTTTGGAGGTGAGGCAAACGAGAAGTTTAAATACGTGATTATTGACGAATATCAAGACACCAACACCATTCAAGAAAAGCTGTTTTTTAAGCTTGCCGAGGTTACCCAAAACCTGTGCGTGGTGGGTGACGACGACCAAGCCCTGTATAGGTTTAGAGGGGCAACCGTGGAGAACTTTGTAGAGTTTGAAGAGCGCTGCAAACAGTATTACCCCAAGGGCAAGCCTGTTACCAAAATACCTTTGAACATTAATTACCGTTCACGCAAAAAAATTGTAGATTTTTATACCAGTTATATTGGGCAAACCAATTGGCAAAAAGAAGACGACCCCACCCAACAATACCGCGTGCATACCAAGCAAATAAGCGCCCATAGCACTGACGACCAAGCTTCGGTGTTTACGACTGACTACCTAGAGCCTGAGCAAAGCTTTGAACAAATTGCCCAGTTCATCCAGACATTGCTCAACCAGCAAATCATAGAAGACCCCAACCAAGTGGCATTCTTGTTTCCTTCGTTGGGCAGTACTCAAGTGCCCAAGGCTCAAGCCGCTCTCGAAAGCCTGGGCTTGCGTACCTACGCTCCGCGTGCCCAACCTTTTCTGAAGTTGCCCGAAGCTCGTAGCATTATGGGTATTTTTCTGAGGGTGTTTGGCAAACCCGAACGCGACCCAGAGTTTAACCGAGGCGACTTTAAAAACTACCACGATTGGATGGAAGAAGTGTATAGCGAAGCGGGTGTGGCTATACGCCAAGATGCAGGGCTAAAGGCATTGGTAGAACACCATCGCAGCGAAATAACTACTAGCATAAGCGACTACAAAGCTTTGATGGCAAAGGTAGAGGCAAGCAATGAACTAAACCTCGACGATGCCTACGACTTTGAGAAAATGCCTGCCCAACTCAAAGAGGCAAGTATATCGCCCAGCGCCCGCAAAAGCTTGTCGAGCACTTATTTGCTTAGACAGCTCAAAAAACAAATGGATGAAGGGGGCAAATCGTCGTTTACCCTGCGAGATGTGATTACCCGTGCCACCTCGCTCAATTGGAACCCGCTCGATTTGTTTTACAAAATACTGGCTTTCAAAGAGTTTAAAACAATGATGGATGCGGCAGGCAAAAGCGATGTGCAAATAGACGAAGGACCTATCTATAATCTAGGTTTGCTCACGGGGTATATCTCACGTTTTTTAGAGTTATACAAAACCGTATTGCGCGCCAAAGACCTAGAAAGCAAAAACTTTAAACGTGCCTTTTTTATTCGTTTTTGGTATACCATTTACAAAAAAGGCGAAACCGAGTTCGAAAACTCAGAAGACCCCTTTCCACGAGGGCGTATCCCTTTTCTTACCATTCACCAGTCTAAGGGGCTAGAGTTTCCTGTGGTGGTGCTGGGCAATACCGTTACCCGTAGCGGAGGGGTACGTAGAATGGAGGAATTGATGAAACCCTTGCTAGGCAACCAAGGCGAACCGCTCACCCGCATGGACGAGTTTGACAAGGCACGCATGTTTTATGTGGCATTATCGCGCGCCGAAAACCTATTAATTGTAGCCAATTATAAACGAGGAATCAGCAAAGAGTTTAAGGCAATGCTTGCCCAACACCAAATACCTGTGCTTGGGGCAAGCCAAGCCGCTACTGTTCCTAGCGCCAAGCTCTCTGCCAAAGCCCCCATGAAGGCATATTCTTACACCTCCGATTATCTCTTGTATGAGCGTTGCCCAAGGCAATACATGGTTTTCAGAAAGTATGGGTTTGTGCCCTCCCGCTCGCAAACTATGTTTTTTGGTAGTCTGGTACACCAAACCATCGACGACTTGCACAATTTCATTATTGACAACCCCGAAAACCTTGACCTTGATTTGATATGA
- a CDS encoding site-specific DNA-methyltransferase yields MGISKMPLEAHGLGNQPLIEGLKQLAPEVIKDGKIDFELLRELFGDQTLDDEEKAEPWGLNWTGKSQARKLAMARTKGTLRPLVGEGVNEASSQNLFIQGDNLEVLKTLQKSYLGKIKMIYIDPPYNTGNDFVYEDDFRDNLSHYIDKAGKNLHSNKKDSGRFHATWLNFMYPRLKIAKSLLKDDGAIFVSIDDHEVHNLRALMNEIFGEENFMGILLWKRRQNADNRNQSNVSSDHEYLLLYSKSENTKFLGKSIDLSKYKNPDNDPRGPWASIDLSGLATKDQRPNLHYDIVDPKTNLSYPPNPNRGWSKSKENVLKMIEEGRILFPKKVTGRPREKKFLSNLNQTVTGFSTWLESDNVGFTTNGTRDIAEVMGGKIFNFPKPVKLIQTLIKQATTSQDIILDFFAGSATTAQAVTELNKEDGGNRKFILVQLEEETPPKSEARKAGYEHIAQISKDRIRKVIEKIQTEQNSLEAEVMQLEDDLQMLKNEKDQLVAEQNIDLTLFDNDANATKPKALQKLEDKLAQQSTAIEDCRQKIAHIAQTDLGFKAFQLAQSNFKEWQAPQGTPDAQQLGLAFEEAADTRLEASFSKENIIAEILLQKGFTLDLPTMHAAQFDKNTVWQVTDPASGKGVLVCLDEQMHPNTAQQLRQVVEHTFICRGEAISDQIKLQFSDAGLIETI; encoded by the coding sequence ATGGGAATCAGCAAGATGCCATTAGAGGCGCACGGTTTGGGCAACCAACCCTTGATAGAAGGGCTCAAGCAACTAGCGCCTGAAGTGATAAAAGATGGCAAAATTGATTTTGAGCTTTTGCGCGAGCTCTTCGGTGACCAAACCCTTGACGACGAAGAAAAAGCCGAACCTTGGGGGCTCAACTGGACAGGCAAAAGCCAAGCCCGCAAACTGGCAATGGCACGCACCAAGGGCACGCTCCGTCCTTTGGTGGGCGAAGGAGTAAACGAGGCAAGCAGCCAAAACTTGTTTATACAAGGCGACAACCTTGAGGTGCTCAAAACCCTGCAAAAGTCTTATTTGGGTAAAATAAAGATGATTTACATTGACCCGCCCTACAATACAGGAAATGATTTTGTGTATGAAGATGATTTTAGAGACAACCTAAGCCACTACATAGACAAGGCGGGCAAAAACCTGCATTCTAACAAAAAAGATTCGGGGAGGTTTCACGCTACTTGGCTCAATTTTATGTACCCACGCCTCAAAATTGCGAAATCTTTGCTCAAAGACGACGGGGCTATTTTCGTTTCTATCGATGATCATGAAGTACATAATTTAAGGGCTTTGATGAATGAGATTTTTGGGGAGGAGAATTTTATGGGTATACTACTTTGGAAAAGACGACAAAATGCAGATAATAGAAACCAAAGTAATGTATCATCTGATCATGAATATTTACTGTTATACTCAAAATCTGAAAACACAAAATTTCTGGGTAAATCAATAGATCTTTCTAAATATAAAAACCCTGACAATGATCCAAGAGGTCCTTGGGCAAGTATAGATTTATCTGGTTTAGCAACTAAAGATCAGCGCCCTAATTTACACTATGATATTGTAGATCCCAAAACGAACTTATCTTATCCCCCTAACCCTAACCGGGGGTGGTCTAAGTCCAAGGAGAATGTTTTAAAAATGATTGAAGAGGGACGGATTCTTTTTCCAAAAAAGGTGACAGGTAGACCTAGAGAAAAGAAATTCCTAAGCAACTTAAATCAGACTGTGACAGGATTTTCAACTTGGCTTGAATCAGATAATGTGGGATTTACTACAAATGGCACAAGAGATATCGCAGAAGTTATGGGCGGGAAAATATTTAACTTTCCCAAACCAGTAAAATTAATTCAAACTTTAATTAAACAAGCTACTACATCTCAGGACATCATCCTCGACTTCTTCGCAGGTTCTGCCACCACTGCCCAAGCCGTCACGGAGTTGAACAAAGAAGATGGCGGCAATCGCAAATTTATCTTAGTACAACTAGAAGAAGAAACGCCGCCCAAGAGTGAAGCACGCAAGGCAGGTTACGAACACATTGCCCAAATCAGCAAAGACCGCATTCGCAAGGTGATAGAAAAGATACAAACCGAACAAAACAGCCTAGAGGCGGAGGTGATGCAGCTAGAGGACGACTTGCAAATGCTCAAAAATGAGAAAGACCAATTAGTGGCAGAGCAAAACATAGACTTGACCTTGTTTGACAACGACGCCAACGCCACCAAACCCAAAGCCTTGCAAAAGCTAGAAGACAAGCTAGCCCAACAAAGCACTGCCATAGAAGATTGCCGCCAAAAAATAGCCCACATTGCCCAAACCGATTTGGGTTTCAAGGCTTTTCAGCTTGCCCAATCTAACTTTAAAGAATGGCAAGCCCCCCAAGGCACGCCCGACGCCCAACAATTGGGCTTGGCATTTGAAGAAGCCGCTGACACTCGCCTCGAAGCGAGCTTTAGCAAAGAAAACATCATTGCCGAAATACTTTTGCAAAAGGGTTTTACTCTAGATTTGCCCACAATGCACGCCGCCCAATTTGATAAAAACACAGTGTGGCAAGTGACCGACCCTGCAAGTGGCAAAGGCGTGTTGGTGTGCCTCGACGAGCAAATGCACCCCAACACTGCCCAACAATTGAGGCAAGTAGTGGAACATACTTTTATTTGCCGAGGCGAAGCCATTAGCGACCAAATCAAGCTACAATTTAGCGACGCGGGTTTGATTGAGACGATTTAG
- a CDS encoding restriction endonuclease, whose translation MKFKFNHHHQYQLDAIESVMALFEDLPKKNALAKEQTHLQQQGAMVCNPYTKELGNNHFFDIPMELVQEKNDLPMGDYAHHDDGQMLKGVSSDVWRFPSFSIEMETGTGKTYVYLRTIYRLYQELGFHKFIIVVPSVAIYQGVLSAHRAMRDDLRTLHGGTGIQLVQYSGDKVSALRDFGESPLPQILLMTIAAFNKKTNNIYKGTEKLAGEKKPYEYIQAVKPVLIIDEPQSVDNTDLAKSAIRTLQPVFGLRYSATHRFYQNLIYKLSPAQAAYQNLVKKIQVVGVDLPSSALNNELVLLGADSEKGGRIFAKIKVVVANKGKKAVEERNVYQGQDLYAITQNKDYAEGYVIENIIAEEGQEAIYFENGELLTTQTLERAKPTIFRRQIRETLREHFRLQKKLLKSQIKVLSLFFIDRVANYLGNEAQPEGIIKTLFAQEYEALRKDDAFFGQYSAAEVQGSYFASYKKKGQTIYVDKEASKADERKAEKAAYELIMKDKERLLTFAKGNQGTPVAFIFAHSALREGWDNPNVFQICTLNQSVSNIKKRQEIGRGLRLCVNQSGERIEDKPEQNILTVVANDTYKDYVENLQKEYDGGKTGGRPPRPTNAKTGDVKLNKQLFALAEFKRFWQKLTKEVNYSIALDSEALIANCIERLDKTSFPEVQINASKGKLDIAELNISIKEFTAKNKAILNFTLLQNSQRHVREEVKVAEGVTLDHALKKSFYSKYSLEENVFTGFEVVEIDRDAYDPFVQFKSGKEVTQEIPFRQSLYVVGKALKLKSEKVVEASFPVFNLIERAAEATHLTRKTINAIFQGIASYQQKAFIQNPETFASIFIEVISKILRKHVAHSIRLEVKEELEPEVFDEQMEVFFPAADRKVQKELIYGGEKSLYSKVQIDSEVERRFVNNRLIPEDKILVYFKFPNRFKISLPKILGNYNPDWGVIREADNGDRYLELVRETKGTLDKEALRFEHEKHKITCAEKYFEALGIDYRQVTDQAPVRWWLPKGDVLENEEF comes from the coding sequence ATGAAGTTTAAATTTAACCATCACCACCAATACCAGCTCGATGCCATTGAGAGTGTTATGGCGCTTTTTGAGGACTTGCCCAAGAAAAATGCCTTGGCAAAAGAGCAAACTCATTTGCAACAACAAGGAGCGATGGTGTGCAACCCTTATACAAAAGAATTGGGCAACAACCACTTTTTTGACATTCCGATGGAGTTGGTGCAAGAAAAAAACGATTTGCCTATGGGCGATTATGCCCACCACGACGACGGGCAAATGCTCAAAGGGGTAAGCAGTGATGTTTGGCGCTTTCCGAGCTTTTCGATTGAGATGGAAACGGGCACGGGTAAAACCTATGTGTATTTGCGCACTATTTATCGGCTTTATCAAGAGTTGGGTTTTCATAAATTTATCATTGTGGTACCCAGCGTAGCTATTTACCAAGGCGTATTGAGCGCCCATAGGGCAATGCGTGACGATTTGCGCACCTTGCACGGGGGCACGGGTATACAATTGGTGCAATACAGCGGCGATAAGGTGAGCGCTTTGCGTGATTTTGGCGAAAGCCCCTTGCCCCAAATATTACTCATGACTATAGCCGCCTTCAACAAAAAAACCAACAATATTTATAAGGGCACAGAAAAACTGGCGGGAGAAAAAAAGCCCTACGAATACATACAAGCGGTAAAGCCAGTATTGATTATAGACGAACCCCAGAGCGTAGACAATACCGACCTTGCCAAAAGTGCCATTCGCACCCTGCAACCTGTGTTTGGCTTGCGCTATAGTGCCACCCACCGCTTTTACCAAAACCTCATTTACAAACTTTCTCCCGCCCAAGCGGCTTACCAAAACCTGGTGAAGAAAATACAAGTAGTGGGGGTAGATTTGCCCTCTAGTGCGCTCAACAATGAGCTGGTGTTGTTAGGGGCAGATAGCGAAAAAGGAGGTCGCATATTTGCAAAAATAAAAGTGGTGGTGGCAAACAAGGGCAAAAAGGCGGTAGAAGAACGCAATGTGTACCAAGGGCAAGACTTGTATGCCATTACCCAAAACAAAGACTACGCAGAGGGCTATGTGATAGAAAACATCATTGCCGAAGAAGGGCAAGAAGCCATCTATTTTGAAAATGGCGAATTGCTGACTACCCAAACTCTAGAACGAGCCAAACCCACTATTTTTAGGCGGCAAATCCGCGAAACCCTTCGCGAGCACTTTAGGCTACAAAAGAAATTGCTGAAAAGCCAAATCAAGGTATTGTCACTCTTTTTTATAGATCGGGTGGCAAACTACTTAGGCAACGAAGCACAGCCCGAAGGCATCATCAAAACCTTGTTTGCTCAAGAATATGAGGCGCTGCGCAAAGACGATGCTTTTTTTGGGCAATACAGCGCCGCCGAGGTGCAAGGGTCTTACTTTGCCTCTTATAAAAAGAAGGGGCAAACCATTTATGTAGACAAAGAGGCAAGCAAAGCCGACGAACGCAAAGCCGAAAAAGCCGCCTATGAACTCATTATGAAAGACAAAGAGCGTTTGCTCACTTTTGCCAAAGGCAACCAAGGCACACCTGTAGCTTTTATTTTTGCCCACTCTGCTTTGCGCGAAGGCTGGGACAACCCCAATGTTTTTCAGATTTGCACGCTCAACCAATCGGTATCAAACATCAAAAAACGCCAAGAGATTGGGCGAGGGCTGCGTTTGTGTGTCAACCAAAGCGGGGAACGCATAGAAGACAAACCCGAACAAAATATTTTGACGGTAGTGGCAAACGATACTTATAAGGACTATGTAGAAAACTTGCAAAAAGAATATGATGGCGGCAAAACTGGAGGACGTCCGCCCCGCCCTACCAATGCCAAAACAGGCGATGTAAAGCTCAACAAACAATTGTTTGCCCTTGCCGAGTTCAAGCGGTTTTGGCAAAAGCTCACAAAGGAAGTAAACTACAGCATTGCACTAGACTCGGAGGCTTTGATTGCCAATTGTATTGAGCGCCTAGACAAAACTTCGTTTCCTGAGGTGCAGATCAACGCCAGCAAGGGCAAACTCGACATTGCCGAGCTCAATATTTCTATCAAGGAGTTTACAGCAAAAAACAAGGCAATACTCAATTTTACCCTGTTGCAAAATAGCCAAAGGCATGTCAGAGAAGAAGTGAAGGTGGCAGAGGGTGTTACCCTAGACCATGCCCTCAAAAAATCGTTTTACAGCAAATATAGCCTAGAAGAAAACGTGTTTACGGGTTTTGAGGTGGTAGAAATAGACCGCGATGCTTATGACCCTTTTGTGCAGTTTAAGAGCGGCAAAGAGGTAACCCAAGAAATCCCCTTTCGCCAAAGCCTGTATGTGGTGGGCAAAGCGCTCAAACTCAAAAGTGAGAAAGTAGTAGAAGCTAGTTTTCCTGTGTTTAACCTGATAGAACGCGCCGCCGAAGCTACCCACTTGACCCGCAAAACGATCAACGCCATTTTTCAAGGCATTGCCTCTTATCAGCAAAAGGCTTTTATCCAAAACCCCGAAACCTTTGCCTCTATTTTTATTGAGGTAATCAGCAAAATATTGCGCAAGCATGTGGCTCATTCTATCAGGCTTGAGGTGAAAGAGGAACTAGAGCCCGAAGTGTTTGACGAACAAATGGAGGTGTTTTTTCCTGCCGCTGACCGCAAGGTGCAAAAGGAGTTGATCTACGGGGGCGAAAAGTCGCTCTATAGCAAGGTGCAAATAGACTCGGAGGTAGAGCGTCGTTTTGTAAACAACCGCCTGATACCCGAAGACAAAATATTGGTGTACTTTAAGTTTCCGAACCGTTTTAAGATTAGCCTGCCCAAAATACTGGGCAACTACAACCCCGATTGGGGAGTGATAAGGGAAGCCGACAACGGCGACCGCTACCTTGAGCTGGTGCGCGAAACCAAGGGCACGCTCGACAAGGAGGCGCTGCGCTTTGAGCACGAAAAACACAAAATTACCTGCGCCGAAAAGTATTTCGAGGCGCTGGGCATAGACTACCGCCAAGTAACCGACCAAGCGCCTGTAAGGTGGTGGTTGCCTAAGGGGGATGTGTTGGAGAATGAGGAGTTTTAG